The Chionomys nivalis chromosome 20, mChiNiv1.1, whole genome shotgun sequence genome includes a region encoding these proteins:
- the Purg gene encoding purine-rich element-binding protein gamma isoform X1: MERARRRGGGGGGGRGRGGKNVGGSGLSKSRLYPQAQHSHYPHYSASATPNQAGGASEIQELASKRVDIQKKRFYLDVKQSSRGRFLKIAEVWIGRGRQDNIRKSKLTLSLSVAAELKDCLGDFIEHYAHLGLKGHRQEHGQSKEQVSRRRQKHSAPSPPVSVGSEEHPHSVLKTDYIERDNRKYYLDLKENQRGRFLRIRQTMMRGTGMIGYFGHSLGQEQTIVLPAQGMIEFRDALVQLIEDYGEGDIEERRCGDDEPLELPEGTSFRVDNKRFYFDVGSNKYGIFLKVSEVRPPYRNTITVPFKAWTRFGENFIKYEEEMRKICNSHKEKRMDGRRASGEDQECLD; encoded by the coding sequence ATGGAAAGAGCCAGGCGAAGGGgaggcggcggtggcggcggccgTGGCCGCGGAGGCAAGAATGTAGGGGGCTCTGGCCTAAGCAAGAGTAGACTCTATCCCCAGGCCCAGCACTCTCACTACCCCCACTACTCCGCGTCAGCCACCCCTAATCAGGCTGGAGGCGCATCCGAAATCCAGGAGCTGGCCTCCAAACGCGTGGACATCCAGAAAAAGAGGTTTTACCTAGACGTGAAGCAAAGCTCCCGGGGCCGCTTCCTAAAGATAGCTGAAGTCTGGATAGGGAGAGGCCGGCAGGACAATATCAGAAAGAGTAAACTGACCCTCTCCCTATCGGTGGCCGCGGAGCTGAAGGACTGTCTAGGCGATTTCATCGAACACTATGCCCACCTGGGCCTGAAAGGCCACAGGCAAGAGCATGGCCAGAGCAAAGAGCAAGTCTCCAGGAGGCGGCAGAAGCACTCTGCACCCTCCCCACCAGTGTCGGTGGGGTCCGAAGAGCATCCTCACAGTGTCCTCAAAACAGACTATATAGAGAGGGACAATAGGAAATACTACCTAGACCTAAAGGAGAATCAGCGAGGTCGTTTCCTGAGGATTAGACAAACCATGATGCGGGGCACTGGCATGATAGGTTATTTTGGCCACAGTTTGGGTCAGGAACAGACTATTGTCCTCCCAGCACAAGGAATGATTGAATTCCGCGATGCCTTGGTTCAGCTGATTGAAGACTATGGCGAAGGAGATATAGAAGAACGAAGATGTGGAGATGACGAGCCGCTTGAACTCCCTGAGGGGACCTCTTTCAGAGTGGACAATAAAAGGTTCTACTTTGATGTGGGCTCTAATAAATATGGAATTTTCCTGAAGGTAAGTGAGGTGAGGCCACCTTACCGTAATACTATTACTGTTCCCTTCAAAGCTTGGACAAGGTTTGGGGAGAATTTTATCAAGTATGAAGAAGAGATGAGGAAAATTTGCAACAGccataaagaaaagagaatggaTGGCAGAAGGGCCAGTGGTGAAGACCAAGAATGCCTCGACTAG